One genomic segment of Occultella kanbiaonis includes these proteins:
- a CDS encoding DUF3566 domain-containing protein: protein MTENTQGHSTGAPVRTSTRTTLGGQAPGQRPPSIKPAGEARPGAVKLEVGTEGAGSGTQRPAAPQARTAGRTAGASQPSGKATPGARRVRLAISRIDPWSAMKISFLLSIAIGIAIVVATAVVWGVLNEMGVFASIQGIIADAEAMAQFGNLLEYFEFSRVISVATVVAIVDVVLLTALSTLGAFVYNIVAAMVGGLHLTLTDD, encoded by the coding sequence ATGACCGAGAACACCCAGGGGCACTCCACGGGTGCGCCGGTGCGCACCTCGACCCGGACGACCTTGGGTGGCCAGGCCCCAGGGCAGCGGCCGCCGAGCATCAAGCCTGCGGGCGAGGCGAGGCCCGGCGCGGTCAAGCTCGAGGTCGGCACCGAGGGTGCCGGCTCGGGGACCCAGCGGCCGGCCGCCCCGCAGGCCCGGACCGCAGGAAGGACCGCCGGGGCGAGTCAGCCGTCCGGCAAGGCCACCCCGGGCGCGCGCCGGGTCAGGCTTGCGATCTCCCGGATCGACCCCTGGTCGGCCATGAAGATCTCGTTCCTGCTCTCGATCGCGATCGGCATCGCGATCGTGGTCGCCACGGCCGTCGTGTGGGGCGTGCTGAACGAGATGGGCGTCTTCGCCAGCATCCAGGGCATCATCGCGGACGCCGAGGCGATGGCCCAGTTCGGCAACCTCCTGGAGTACTTCGAATTCTCCCGGGTGATCTCGGTGGCGACGGTGGTCGCGATCGTCGATGTGGTTCTGCTCACAGCGCTGAGCACCCTCGGGGCCTTCGTGTACAACATTGTCGCGGCAATGGTGGGCGGACTGCACCTCACCCTCACCGACGACTGA